CGACGGAAGCTGTTTATTAATCTGATGGCGATCTAAAACCGTTTGCCGCGAAAGCCCTCCGGCTTCCTCGATAGCGTAATAGACCTTTAATGATTCCGGATGAGCGCTCCAGTGATAAATCATTCCTGCACACATCTTACAGGGTTTGTGGGTGGAGTATAAAGTCGCGCCTTCGGGGATTTTCTCTTGAGACTCTTTAAAAAGTCTCTGTAGCAGATTCACCTCGGCATGCAAAGTCTTATTCTTGGAGTTAGAGTTCACTCCATAACTTAAAACGGTGCCGTTAGGGCTCACTAAAAAAGCGGCGATATCCCGATCATAGTCATGCAAGACTTCGCCACGGGGAATTTTTTGTGCAAGTTTTTTTGCAAGCTGTAAATACTCTTGAGGATTCGTCGCAGAACCTTGAGAAATCCAC
This region of Bdellovibrio sp. BCCA genomic DNA includes:
- a CDS encoding Bd3614 family nucleic acid deaminase codes for the protein MLAEKRAEHIAFILNKPGKDVAFVEHDGVLYYAYFSKALSAPSSATVKLLQGLFDEFVDHSFFILRQRIFTTSPLTEMCRGMVKVVAKRVSENILPLDHGLSLNLRFQNVGEEETALITVRHLNVENQVPLQEVRQWISQGSATNPQEYLQLAKKLAQKIPRGEVLHDYDRDIAAFLVSPNGTVLSYGVNSNSKNKTLHAEVNLLQRLFKESQEKIPEGATLYSTHKPCKMCAGMIYHWSAHPESLKVYYAIEEAGGLSRQTVLDRHQINKQLPSN